A window of Chryseobacterium shandongense genomic DNA:
CATAATAAAAATGCAACCGCAATACTGTTTGTTTTCATCATTCGGTTTTGTTTAATTCAAATATCGGCTAATATATTGAATAATATTTAATTTTATTATCGTTTTATTGCCATATCAATAATTAAGAAAAGAGCGATTTTTTAAGTTTTTCCTAAAATTTTAAATATTTTTTTTAAATAATCTGAATTATAAATAAATTTATCACCATTTATAGAATTATGACGAATCTTTTTTTTACTATGCTAAGCATATAATTTGCAATTATGATATCATATAAAGACATACAGTTATATCATACATAACATAAGGAGGCTGTCTTTTGGACAGCCTCCTTATGTTAAATCTTGAAATAATAGATTAAATTCTTTTTTATATAATTACTATTTTACGCCTCTTACCTTTGTTGGCAAGATATACACCGATTTGCTGGCGGTAACAAATAAAATATTATTGTCCTTTCCTCCGAATGTCACGTTACCGGTCCAATCCTCATCAATGGGAATATGATAAATTTTCTTTCCTTCATGATTGAAAACATGTACTCCGTTTCCTGTTAGATAAAGATTTCCGTGTTTATCAATGGTCATACCATCAGAACCCATCTCACAGAAAAGTTTTTTTTGAGACAGCTTTCCTTCACCGAGCATATCATAAACATATGTTTTTCCGGCATCAATATCCGATACGTATAGCTTTTTAAATTTCTCACTTCCTACAATACCGTTTGGTTGTGTAAAGGTCTCAATTTTAGATACAGCTCCATCCTTATTTCTATAATACAAGCTTTTATGAGGTGTTTCCTTCTTAAAATCCACCCAATAATCTCTTTCATACAAAGGATCCGTAAAATACATTCCGCCGAATTTGTCATTCCATACATCATTGGGTCCGTTTAGCCTTTTTCCATCAACATTTTTTAGCAATACCTCAATCTTTTTATCTTTTGAAATTTTCCAGATCTCGCCTTTGTTATCCGAACAAGTGATCAGATTATCATCTTTGTCGAAATGTGTGCCATTGGCTCTTCCCGTATTGCTTAAAAACTCAACAATGTTATTGGTTTTCCAATCCCAGTAATAAATCTTATCATTGGGCTGATCTGTAAAATATACATTTCCCTCTTTATCCGAAGAAGGGCCTTCCGTAAAAGTAAACTGATCCGAAATTTTTTTCGGTTGTACATCTTCATAAAACATATTTTTGGTATTTACTGATTTGCAGTTTAATAATACTAAAACCAAACCAACCGGAGCCATTCTCAGGATATTTTTCATGCAACATTATTTTAAGGCTACAATTTACGACTTACCAGAAAAGATTCAAAAGTTATTTTCTCATTTACTGACATTAGTTTAGAATTATATATATGCTGCATCATTTTGAAAAACTACAACAATCTTTGAGGAAAATATATTGATCTGAATATTGGGTGAATATCAACTTTTCAGATGCTGTTTGCTTATGAAATTTAAAAAAATTTTTATCTTTGAAAATTAGGATTCTAAAAATGAAGATAAATTTACCAGATAAGCTGTATTATTCCATAGGAGAAGTTGCGAAAGCATTTGATGTAAACACTTCATTAATACGATATTGGGAACAGGAATTCCCTATTATTAAGCCTAAAAAAAACAAAAAAGGCAACCGTTATTTCACGCCGGAAGATATTAAAAATCTTCAGATCATCTATCATTTGGTTAAAGAAAAAGGCTATACGCTCGACGGAGCAAAAATCGCCCTTACCACCAACAGCAAAATCTCGGAAACCATCACCTTGATAGACAGACTTGAGTTTGTAAAAGCAGAACTGCTGAAACTTAAAGATTCTTTGGTGGAAAAGGATAATGAATAATGAAAATTTTACATTAATTTTCTTTATCAATATATTTTTTTAACTTCTTTCCTGAATTTATATTCTGAAATCATCCAATTGCAGACTGGTCATTGTTATTAACTGACAGAATTATTAAGTTTGCGGCGATGAAAAAAAATTATTACCGGCAGCTTGCGTTTCTGGGAATGCTGCTTATTATTTTGTTTGGATTTCAAAAATACAGAAGCAACGAGAAAGAGGACTTCTCCGACGTGCGTTTTATCAGCAATAATCCCAAAAATTCACATCTGGCAGAATTTGATCCCAATGAACTGGACGGAAAGCAATGGAGAAATCTAGGTTTCACCGAAAAGCAGACAACCACTATCCTTAATTATAAAAAAATCGTGGGCGGAAAATTTCTTTCCAAAGATCAGTTTAAAAAATGTTTCGCTGTCTCCGCAGAAAAGTTTTCAGAGCTGGAACCTTACCTTATATTGCCCGAAAATAATGGTGATTCAAAAAGCAGCCGTTATAACCGGGTTGAAAAGAAATCCATTACCGTTTCCCGAAAATTTAACCCTGATCTTTACAACATAAATGATTGGGTAAAAATGGGATTTTCAGAGCGTCAGGCAGAAGCTATAGTAAAATATAAAAACTATCTCGGCGGAAGCTTTGTAAGCAAAGAGAAATTTAAAGAATGCTTCATCATCAGTGAAGAACATTATAAAAAACTGTCTTGTTTTCTCATTCTTCCTGAGAAAACTCCTGCCTCATTTAACCATCATGTTAAAAATTCAATTGTCAATACAACTAAAATTCATTACCGTCCTTTCGATCCGAATCTATTAGATGCAGAGGGCTGGAAATCCCTTGGCTTTTCCGATAAACAGTCACAGACAATCGTCAATTACCGTGACCGGAATTTAAAGGGAAGTTTTAAAAATCTGGAGGATATTCAGAAGTGTTTTGTTATATCCCCCGAAAAGTTTGAGGAACTGAAACCGTTTATCAGATTAAACCCAACAACAGTTGCTAATCGTTACAACAATACACGAACTGAAACAACACAGCAGGAGAAAACAGATTTTTCAAAAGTTGATTTGAACACAATTACTTTTAAGCAACTTTTAGAATTTGGCTTTGATGAAAAAGCAGCAGGCTCCATGATCGGTTTCAGGAAAAAATTAGGAGGATTCGTTAATAGAGAGCAGATTCTAACAACGTATAATATTGATCCTGAATTAACAAGAAAACTACTTTCCGTAGCACAACTAAATACCTCAAATATCCCTAAATACACATTGTTTGATGCACCTGAGGAATGGCTTAAAAATCATCCATATTTCAAATATTCTGCCGATAAAATCATTTTTTACCGACTTACCGAAAAAGATGAAAGAAAATTGTGGAAACTTTTAAAAATCAAACCGGAATATGAGGCCAGGATGAAATTGTATCTTAAATAATTAAAAAGTTATAGAAAGTAGGTATATCAATAGCGTCGGCTTTACCCGATATTTCGAATAAGGAACAAATGCTTTAGCCAAAGTTTATAATAAGTTTGGTTTAAAATCTTTTAGTTAATCAAACGTCTTGCTGGAACTTTCCACAAGCTTTTGCAATGCAGCAAGTTCATCCTCGCTAAGATCTCTCCATTTTCCGATCGGCAGATCCAGCTTGATATTCAAAACCCTGATTCTTTTAAGTTTTTTCACTTCATAGCCGAGGTATTCGCACATTCTTCGGATTTGGCGGTTTAATCCTTGTGTAAGGACAATCCGGAAATTCATTTCATCGATTTTTTCAACCTCACACTTTTTGGTTACCGTGTCTAAAATCGGAACGCCATTGCGCATTTTATCGAGAAACTTTGGAGTAATAGGTTTGTCTACCCTTACGATATATTCTTTCCCGTGGTTGTTCCTTGAGCGAAGGATTTTATTAACGATATCACCGTCACTGGTTAGAAGAATCAAGCCTTCACTTGGTTTATCAAGCCTTCCGATAGGAAAAATTCTTTTCGGGTGGTTGATATAATCAATGATATTATTTTTTTCTCTTTTGGTATCTGTTGTACAAACGATTCCTACAGGTTTATTGAATGCAATATAAACGTGATCTTCCTGCGGTTCGCGAATCGGTTTACCGTCTACTTCAATCACATCCTCATCGGAAACTTTAGTTCCCATTTCGGGAATTTTTCCGTTGATTTTAATTCTTCCTTCTTCCAAAAGCTTATCTGCCGCTCTTCTTGAGCAGTAGCCAACTTCTGATAAATATTTATTGATACGCGTTTTTTCCATTACTCTTCTCCGTAACCTGTATAATTTTTATTGGTGAAAATGGTCACTCCATAGCTCACTCCAACAAAAAACGGATTTGAATTTCCCAATTTGTGAGCCTCCAGGAAAATACCTCCTTCCTGGCTTAACCTTTTCGAATACGAAACCTGCATCCCTAATCTTCCGCCCCAAAATTCAGCGTCGGAAACCACAGAATGATTAAGCTGTTTCCCATAGTTTAGTTCAATATAGAATGGTCTGTCTCCCGGATCAAAAATAAATTTGGGCTGTACCATGAGATAAATCAAATGATAATTATCCTGAATAAAGCTGTATCTGAATCCTGATCCTAGTGCAAAGTTAGGAAGAAAATTATAACCTCCGATCGCCGTAATTCCATACATCATTTTACGTGGCGGCTCTGAAGTGATGTATTGTGTATTATTAGGAACTTCTTTTTCTTTATTTAATTTGAAACCAAGATGAAGGGATGGGTTGAAATAAAATCCCATCGTCTTTCTTGAAGTTTCGCTTTCTTGGGAAAATAACGTTGAAAAAGAAATTAAGGCAATTAATAAAAGTATATTTTTCATGGTTGGTTAAATCTAAAATCGTTTTCCAGAAAATCAGATGTTGCATCCTCAATCTTATATTCCCCGATTTTTGTCCTCCTCAGCTGAGTAAGGTACGCCCCAACTCCCAGTACCTGTCCGATATCATGAGCCAGGCTTCTAATATAAGTTCCTTTTGAACAGCCCACGATGAAACTTATCATAGGTAGGTCTATTTTAACTTCATTGATATAAAAAATGGTGGTTTTCCTGGATTTCATTTCCACTTCTTCTCCTGCTCTCGCAAGATCGTAAGCTCTTTTTCCTTCAATTTTTATTGCGGAAAACACCGGCGGAGTCTGATCTATTTCTCCAATGAATTTTGCCAAAGCTTTATGAATATGCTCTTCTGTAATATTTGAAATGTCCTTGTGAAGAATTTCTGGCTTTTCGGTATCATAGGATTCGGTCTGCACTCCGATTTTTATTTCCGTCCAATACTCTTTAGGCGCATCCTGGATTTCCGGAATTTTTTTTGTGAATTTTCCACAGCATACAATCAGAAGTCCGGTTGCTCTTGGATCCAATGTTCCGGCATGACCGATTTTGAATTTCTTGGGAAGATCAAACTCTCTTTTGAGCTTATATTTCATTTTATTGACCGCCTGAAAAGACGTCCAATCCAAAGGCTTGTCCAATAAAAAAATGTGTCCTGACTGTAAGTCTTCAGCTGTCATGGTCTAATGATAATGAGTAATGGGTTGTGAGTAATCAGTAGTGATTGATATACTTTAGTTTACTGGAAAAAATAAAAATAAATCAGCAAAGCGACTCCAACGAAGATACGATACCAACCCCAAGGCTTGAAACCATATTTATTTAAAACTCCGATGAATGCTTTAATGGCAATCAATGCAACAATAAAAGCAACAATATTTCCTACAAT
This region includes:
- a CDS encoding helix-hairpin-helix domain-containing protein, whose amino-acid sequence is MKKNYYRQLAFLGMLLIILFGFQKYRSNEKEDFSDVRFISNNPKNSHLAEFDPNELDGKQWRNLGFTEKQTTTILNYKKIVGGKFLSKDQFKKCFAVSAEKFSELEPYLILPENNGDSKSSRYNRVEKKSITVSRKFNPDLYNINDWVKMGFSERQAEAIVKYKNYLGGSFVSKEKFKECFIISEEHYKKLSCFLILPEKTPASFNHHVKNSIVNTTKIHYRPFDPNLLDAEGWKSLGFSDKQSQTIVNYRDRNLKGSFKNLEDIQKCFVISPEKFEELKPFIRLNPTTVANRYNNTRTETTQQEKTDFSKVDLNTITFKQLLEFGFDEKAAGSMIGFRKKLGGFVNREQILTTYNIDPELTRKLLSVAQLNTSNIPKYTLFDAPEEWLKNHPYFKYSADKIIFYRLTEKDERKLWKLLKIKPEYEARMKLYLK
- a CDS encoding MerR family transcriptional regulator — its product is MKINLPDKLYYSIGEVAKAFDVNTSLIRYWEQEFPIIKPKKNKKGNRYFTPEDIKNLQIIYHLVKEKGYTLDGAKIALTTNSKISETITLIDRLEFVKAELLKLKDSLVEKDNE
- the truB gene encoding tRNA pseudouridine(55) synthase TruB, encoding MTAEDLQSGHIFLLDKPLDWTSFQAVNKMKYKLKREFDLPKKFKIGHAGTLDPRATGLLIVCCGKFTKKIPEIQDAPKEYWTEIKIGVQTESYDTEKPEILHKDISNITEEHIHKALAKFIGEIDQTPPVFSAIKIEGKRAYDLARAGEEVEMKSRKTTIFYINEVKIDLPMISFIVGCSKGTYIRSLAHDIGQVLGVGAYLTQLRRTKIGEYKIEDATSDFLENDFRFNQP
- the rluF gene encoding 23S rRNA pseudouridine(2604) synthase RluF, with the protein product MEKTRINKYLSEVGYCSRRAADKLLEEGRIKINGKIPEMGTKVSDEDVIEVDGKPIREPQEDHVYIAFNKPVGIVCTTDTKREKNNIIDYINHPKRIFPIGRLDKPSEGLILLTSDGDIVNKILRSRNNHGKEYIVRVDKPITPKFLDKMRNGVPILDTVTKKCEVEKIDEMNFRIVLTQGLNRQIRRMCEYLGYEVKKLKRIRVLNIKLDLPIGKWRDLSEDELAALQKLVESSSKTFD
- a CDS encoding SMP-30/gluconolactonase/LRE family protein, which encodes MKNILRMAPVGLVLVLLNCKSVNTKNMFYEDVQPKKISDQFTFTEGPSSDKEGNVYFTDQPNDKIYYWDWKTNNIVEFLSNTGRANGTHFDKDDNLITCSDNKGEIWKISKDKKIEVLLKNVDGKRLNGPNDVWNDKFGGMYFTDPLYERDYWVDFKKETPHKSLYYRNKDGAVSKIETFTQPNGIVGSEKFKKLYVSDIDAGKTYVYDMLGEGKLSQKKLFCEMGSDGMTIDKHGNLYLTGNGVHVFNHEGKKIYHIPIDEDWTGNVTFGGKDNNILFVTASKSVYILPTKVRGVK